Genomic segment of Triticum aestivum cultivar Chinese Spring chromosome 6A, IWGSC CS RefSeq v2.1, whole genome shotgun sequence:
AAAAGAAGATTTAATCAATCTTAATTTGCGATGAGTTAGACTAGTCCACAATCTGTGCGTGTTGTGATGAATACCAAATACAATCCTCAAAAGGAAAAGAGACTCCGTGCAGATGCTGACATATAACATATACAGCCGTGCAAATGCGCATGTATGCTTAGCATATTTCATCCGCCCACCAGCGACGAAACAAAAGAATGGTAAAGAGAAAAGAGtgttgttgttgcatattttatccACTCTCATGGGCTTCTTTGAAAGATAATTGGGTTGTTGTCGCAcctatttttctgagcaacttcatAAAGCAATGCTTGAGGTCACACTTACGTGTATCTTTTGGCAATACTGTTACTGAATGATATGATCCAATAATCTGATTAATTTTCATTTCAGTGATAGAAAATGCTGGCAGTAAGCAGCCTGATTAACCAACACTAGCAGAATTACTTATGAAGTACTAGCTCATAGTAGGCACTTGGAAACAAAGTTGTATAATTAACATCCAAGTTCAAAGCATAAATGAAGTGCGAGTTAGCAggtacaccaccaccaccaccattgtCACCATATCTCGGTTATGAATCTAGGTGGTTGACTTCACCAGCCAGCTAGTGAGCTTCAGCCCAAACTTCATTCACCGGCACCTGCAGTCCAACACCAATTCCACTTGTGTGAATTGCGTGAATTCATGCCACATGAAAACAAACCGCCACTACCGAAAATTTATCATTCAAAAAATGCAAATGAATCGGTGTGCAGTTCAGCAAAATGTTTGGCAAATATGCAAGCCTAGTTTCCACACTCTATTGCTACTAAAAAAAAGAAGTCCCACCTCCCATGTACCACATCCTGAGTTGAAGTTAATTTTTGCCACCATATTAATAGCCATGTGTTATTTATCGACATTGACATAAGCAACCATTTATAATTAGCAATGTCAATAATTTTGTCTAAGAGAGGCACCTCGAGCAGCTTTGGAATAATCTTACTCACCCTACCAAGATCGGTACAAAATAAAATATCACATTCGACATTACATTTATACTTGCAAATATACAAACATATTGGTAAGTCCAAGTCCTACTGACAGCAGCATACTTTGTTCTTTCAATATTGTATTATTCAGCTATAGTTTAGAATGAATTTTTTTTGCAGTGTGACATTCTGCTGTTAACTGTAATATTTGCTAATAGAAGCAGGGACAAAAACCAGCATCTTACCATACTTGCTTCCCCAAAAGTCCCAGTAGTACGTTGCCTTTTTGAATCCAAATATTCATCAATAGTTGCCAATTCTGCCCGTGGATTCTTTCTGGGATTGAAACCACCGCAGGCACCTTCTTGACTCTTTTCTGGGCCTGTCCAAGAATCAGTGCTCATGAGGATTATTGGGTTGACTACAGTCAAAGCATAATATCTAGTGTTCTCTAACAGTGAATATCACATTGACCAAAGGTGCACACAGGGGCTTGTGCACATTTCAAAAAGAGGCTGCACCAACTTAaattcaactactccctctgttcacttttataaggcgCTCTAAACATTTCAGACAGCTCGTAAAACAGCTCATTttcagttgtctgaaacgacttataaaagtgaacggagggagtagtttcttcTCAAGCCAAGGATTTTTCAGCAGAACCTATATATGGTGCATCTCATGTTTGCAGTATGCAAAGCTTGGTAGCTCCTGAATGCAAACGCAACCCAAAAAGTACCATGagacagaaaataaataaagaacaaAAACAGGTAACAAATGGACGATTCACCGACTCAAGAATAATGTCCAAATTCTAATTTTTAACAAGTATTTTCACGTAGAAAGTTAGGAGAGACGTGGTAAAAAGAAATCAGAAAGAAGCGGGGCCAGTCATGAACTGGATTAATGAAACTGAAACCTCACGTACCATTGTCAGTAATACATATATATATCCACTTACCTATACTATTTGGTGTTCTTTCCCAATTAAGATAATAGGGACAGATCAAGCCGATAGAATTTCTTCTTGGTATCAAAATGATTTGAGGGGTTCAATTAATCTACCTGGACTTGTCACTGATGAGATACCATAGTTTTCAGCGTCTCTTGTCATGTTCAGAGTCTGGCACACTGAAGAAACAGGAGCACCTGCAAGGACTGGTATTTAGATATGGTGACAGGTATCAGTAACTGATGGAGTGCAAAGAGCACCATCAAAGCCTACCGAGGCCATCGAGTATTAGTAACAATGGTGCATACAGTCCCTTGATGCATAATTTGGTTATCTCTGGTAAACAAACATTTGGAGGTAAAATGATACAGAACAACAATAAACAACAAAATAACAAGCCAACAAGCAAAAAAAAAGGTTTCCAACTGTATAATTCTAAGATAAATTCTACAACtatggaaaataacatgcatagaaACCAAACAATAAAGATTGCAATATAATGAAGCATAGCAAGGAGCCAAGGAATTACAACAAGTAATAACTATAGATACCGAATTTGGAAAAGAGCCATCTGACACATTAAAATCGTAAAAGTCTCCATGTTTTAACTACATCAAGTAATATTGTCAATGATTTATCTAGCCCAATCACTCATGCATTTGCCATTCTCTAACAATGAAAAAGATTAGGATAATTATGTAGATGGAGATTTTCCCTAGTTTAGAAGAAATTGAGGTCGTCCAACTTATTTCACCTGCATTTGTCAATGACGAGGTACCAGAACTTTTAGCAGGACTTATCAGTGAAACTGGAGCAACAGGAGCACCTGCAGCACAGCAGACAGTTGGAATAGCAGCAAGTAGCAAAACACAGACTAAGCAAAAGGAAGGCACCATTTCTCGTGGGAAGTGCAACCATGAAATATCATGCAAATAAAATAGCCATAGAATGTGAAGCAACCAATAGAAGAAAGAAAGAACTGAAAAATTAAGGGAAATATGTTTCCATTGAAGATGTTCAGAGATAAATAAGGGAAAACAATGTGCACTACAACCAGACGCTAAGGGGTGGAACAGAATGTAGCGGCACAAGGTATTGTAGGCCAACAGGCTGTGATGTGCTCGCATTTGGACGTTTGCCTACATTATTTAGAGAAAACTTCTACAAATAGGGGCAAACAATGCCCTTAAGACCGAAACGGAAGACTTCCAATAAAATGTAGGATGGCCGAGGTATTTACTGATTCATAGACCACATCACAGGAATGATTAAAGCATAAATCAAGTGAAACAAAACAAACTTGGCAAATATTAAAACCACAGCAGTAAAAACTAGAGAGAAACATAAGCGGATAGTAAACCAAAACGGTGGCAAATGACATAGGTAGAGAGCAAAACAAGAGTGAGAGGTTACCTTCCTTCATAATTTGTTGGAGCAGGGAAGTCGCTTTACCTGAACCAGCTCGTAAGCTTTCATCTGAAGATAACACAAGTTCATCAGTCGCCACACACATACGACATACACATGAAATACCAAAAGGTGGTTACTTTTCTAAAACAACAGGGCAGCAGAGTAGAAACAAACCCATGATAGTCGCAAAccattcctttgcattctcaatgAATTCTACGCATTAATAAgaaagaaaaaagattcatggtTATTCAGTGATAGGTATGTACAGAGTACACAAGTCTGCAAAGGAGATATTCGTTAGTTATACCgaaacttgagttggctagagatCTTGTGTAACGCTGACTGCAAAGAAGCAAGAAACATCAATGAGATGAGCGGACCAGAGAAGATGCTATTAGCCCAGCAAATAAGATTGTGTATGTTGTTTTACCTCCCCCTGAAAAGGATGGCCCTGGCAACAGCAGCTGGTTGTAGATGGGGACGCTGTTCCTTcacgcgccgccgcctgcacaATCTAGCAAAAATCACAGATTATAGTGTGCACATTGAGCAGCAAATAACTAGCATAGGCTTGAGATCAGATGAATTACCCAGAGGCAACGTCAATGGGAAGCACTTGGTGCGGCTTGGTGTAGCAAGTCGGCAATGTGAGCGGCCTGTTGAGCTCTGGGGTCCTCGAAGCTAACCTGGAGAGGATGTACGCAGCCTCCCTCCTCACTCCATCCCAGTCCATGGACGCCCTAACCAGCATATAGGGTGATTCACATTCTTGAAACAAGAAAACTCATACGATGAACCCTCCATGAATTCAACGGAATGAGCAACGCGTGCAAGTTAGAGGCCGTAGGGAGAGATACCGGAGCTGCTCCGACGAGAGCAGGGCTTGGGCCATGACACGAGGAAATGTGTGGTTCGCTTTCGTTTTCCAGGCATCAACGACGTGTTGCATCCAATGGTGGGCCCGGAGCTTGTCCATGGCGGACTCATCCCCGGCGGCGATGCTGGCCAAGTAGTGGTGCATCAAGAGGAAGTTGCGGAAGGCGTGGGCGTGGAGGCTCCTGGGGCCGGCAGGCAGGAAGCCATCAAGGTAGTCGATGGCATCCTCCCACAGGCCCTTCCTCACGAGCCCCTGCAGACGCTCCAAGCAGAAGGGCTCACTCGCCTGTAGCATCAGCCTGCAATAAACCTAGATCAATTCCGCAAACAAGTAGACAGCCCTGGGCTGGTTCCTGTGCTGAATTGgggaaggggaaggaaggggacGTACCCGTTGAAGGCGACATCGTAGCGCTGGCGCGAGAGGAAGGCGAGGAGTCGCCGGTGGCGAAACCGCGACAAGCAGGGGTTCTCCGCTTCGTCGGGGAGCTCGGCCGTCGTCGTCACGCCGGGGCAGGGTTGGGATTCGGGGTCGAGGTCTAGGGATCTGGGGACTGGGGAGGGGTCGAGGTCGAGGTCTAGGTCTAGGGATTTGGGGGCTTGGGAGCACATCCTTCCTCAACGCGGGCGGATTCGACTTGTTGGGGGAGGAGGGGGATCGAGGTCGTATAGGAATTGCAACTGCAGACTCGGTTTGTTTTTGGAAGATGAGATGAGGGGATTCGAGGGACATCCTCTTTCCTTCGCGTATCGGCCACGACGGGGGCTGGGcccctctttctttcttttcccccctttgttttttattttattactATATCCTTTTTTAGGGTTTTCTATTCTAATTAGTTGCATGCAAATTAAGGACAGTAATAAAACTGAAATCTTTTCCTGCTCACGCCATCAGGCCGTTCGTTTTTGGATCTGACCGTTCCAGTGTGTAATTTGCGTCTCACTCTCGCCTCGACCGTCATacttttagagcatctccaatctAGACTGTGGAAAGAAATGAAGGCTTCTCAGGGCATGTGTTTTCTGGCTGTCGGATAGCCTGTCCAAATGAATCCCGCACGTCAGATCTTCAGATAAAACAATCTGGGCCGTTGGATCAACTCTGATGCGACAAGCAATGAATAGTGCCCGTCGTTTTTCACTCGTTTTACAGTCCTATGTGTCTATGACCTACGGGGCCAGGCGAGGTGGGCCACTTTTGTCAGGGGCTGCGGGAGAGGGGGTGACTAGTGCTGGTTCTAATTAGTAGAGAGATCCTGCCTCCgcatgtagttttggagggccgaTGAGGGTAGTTTCGAGATTTCATATGCTCTCCCTCGTGTATCATCCTGTGGATGGCTGGGCTGCGTGTTAGGCCAAGGAGAACGACCGATTGGGTGAACCCTAGCCGCCACTCTCCCCCCCTTCTCAGCCCGTGCTATCTCCTTTCTTCCTCgccttccctcgcgccgccacccacCGAGAAGCACCGCGGGCACTGCTGCttgagaaccctagccgccgccccctcccttggaggaggggctagggccggagccccctccccctcacccctatatatattggggaggtgttggggatatgattatcagatatgacccgcccaggaggggccgggtcatccacatggcggttcatctaaatgaagcccaagagtatattaGAGATGGCGGTTCAATAGACAGGTTTGTTAAAagggcccaaacccgaaggcggcttaaggcccgtaagtgtaaaccgccatgtatatgtaaacttgtattgtaaggcatgtaagataagtcaccgagccggacacgtttgtatcagccggccgggactctataggccgcaaggcgtcaacccatgtatataagggggcgacccggcagcggcttagggaaagaaacaacagatcgagagccacgaaaagtgtatttgctccctggtaatcgaaaccctagcaataccacctcaaactggactaggcctttaccttcactgcaaggggccgaaccagtataaactcctcgtgtccttgtcccgtttaacccctttaagctaacctcgtcgcaatggttccacaactaagttcttccatgaggacatctgccgtgacacttccacgacagttggcgcccaccgtggggccagcacatggtggttttgagttcttgaagggcagcttcgaagggatcaagggatacgctgtgggccggatgaccaagagtcgtcgcggcaagctctacatcgacgacgcagactagggccccgaggccggctcaattgagtacgggtaccgggtaccctttggcggaatccacgtcttcatcggcaagatcggcgaaccgggccctgagccggacatctgcaccgacatcatcgagacggcttagcgtgcacgacccgcccgggttaaacccgccgtgaagcatgcctttgtcGGATGTATCGATGCAGCTGAGTTTAAAGGctctatgtctggcggtgagacggccatctactctgatggtgagtcgtccacaggcgagaccgactcaatgtatcaactgcaagacggacggctccggggctgttccgatggcgacagtatttcggacccccatgagccgccgaacagggtggcgATTTTTCATGGCTGGCACGCAGCCGGTTCTCGGCTCGACAGCCGCCGTGGCCATGACTTCCAGCACAACAGCGGTGACGGCAGCGGGTGCTGGCGGTTcagcgcgcccgccggctcaagttttgttGAAGTATATTGCCCGCttccctccatcagttcggacttttggatgagttggctggagcatgaattcaatatggtattcgagccaagaggtcttgagttcaagaccctgccaacgtAGTATTAAATAAAATGATTATGCGGCCTACATTGATCCCACGTGAGGGAGTcctgattagggggtgtccggatagccggactataccttcggccggacttctggactatgaagatacaagattgaagacttcgtcccgtgtccagaagggactttccttggcgtggaaggcaagcttggcgatacggatatgtagatctcctaccattgtaaccgactctgtgtaaccctagccctctccggtgtctatataaatcggagggttttagtccgtaggacgaacaacaatcataccataggctagcttctagggtttagcctcctcgatctcgtggtagatctactcttgtactacccatatcatcaatattaatcaagcaggagtagggttttacctccatcgagagggcccgaacctgggtaaaaacatcgtgtcccttatctcctgttac
This window contains:
- the LOC123128238 gene encoding uncharacterized protein isoform X3 codes for the protein MCSQAPKSLDLDLDLDPSPVPRSLDLDPESQPCPGVTTTAELPDEAENPCLSRFRHRRLLAFLSRQRYDVAFNGLMLQASEPFCLERLQGLVRKGLWEDAIDYLDGFLPAGPRSLHAHAFRNFLLMHHYLASIAAGDESAMDKLRAHHWMQHVVDAWKTKANHTFPRVMAQALLSSEQLRASMDWDGVRREAAYILSRLASRTPELNRPLTLPTCYTKPHQVLPIDVASGLCRRRRVKEQRPHLQPAAVARAILFRGSQRYTRSLANSSFEFIENAKEWFATIMDESLRAGSGAPVAPVSLISPAKSSGTSSLTNAEITKLCIKGLYAPLLLILDGLGAPVSSVCQTLNMTRDAENYGISSVTSPGPEKSQEGACGGFNPRKNPRAELATIDEYLDSKRQRTTGTFGEASMVPVNEVWAEAH
- the LOC123128238 gene encoding uncharacterized protein isoform X2 — encoded protein: MCSQAPKSLDLDLDLDPSPVPRSLDLDPESQPCPGVTTTAELPDEAENPCLSRFRHRRLLAFLSRQRYDVAFNGLMLQASEPFCLERLQGLVRKGLWEDAIDYLDGFLPAGPRSLHAHAFRNFLLMHHYLASIAAGDESAMDKLRAHHWMQHVVDAWKTKANHTFPRVMAQALLSSEQLRASMDWDGVRREAAYILSRLASRTPELNRPLTLPTCYTKPHQVLPIDVASGRRRVKEQRPHLQPAAVARAILFRGSQRYTRSLANSSFEFIENAKEWFATIMDESLRAGSGKATSLLQQIMKEGAPVAPVSLISPAKSSGTSSLTNAEITKLCIKGLYAPLLLILDGLGAPVSSVCQTLNMTRDAENYGISSVTSPGPEKSQEGACGGFNPRKNPRAELATIDEYLDSKRQRTTGTFGEASMVPVNEVWAEAH
- the LOC123128238 gene encoding uncharacterized protein isoform X5 encodes the protein MCSQAPKSLDLDLDLDPSPVPRSLDLDPESQPCPGVTTTAELPDEAENPCLSRFRHRRLLAFLSRQRYDVAFNGLMLQASEPFCLERLQGLVRKGLWEDAIDYLDGFLPAGPRSLHAHAFRNFLLMHHYLASIAAGDESAMDKLRAHHWMQHVVDAWKTKANHTFPRVMAQALLSSEQLRASMDWDGVRREAAYILSRLASRTPELNRPLTLPTCYTKPHQVLPIDVASGLCRRRRVKEQRPHLQPAAVARAILFRGSQRYTRSLANSSFEFIENAKEWFATIMDESLRAGSGKATSLLQQIMKEGAPVAPVSLISPAKSSGTSSLTNAGAPVSSVCQTLNMTRDAENYGISSVTSPGPEKSQEGACGGFNPRKNPRAELATIDEYLDSKRQRTTGTFGEASMVPVNEVWAEAH
- the LOC123128238 gene encoding uncharacterized protein isoform X4, whose protein sequence is MCSQAPKSLDLDLDLDPSPVPRSLDLDPESQPCPGVTTTAELPDEAENPCLSRFRHRRLLAFLSRQRYDVAFNGLMLQASEPFCLERLQGLVRKGLWEDAIDYLDGFLPAGPRSLHAHAFRNFLLMHHYLASIAAGDESAMDKLRAHHWMQHVVDAWKTKANHTFPRVMAQALLSSEQLRASMDWDGVRREAAYILSRLASRTPELNRPLTLPTCYTKPHQVLPIDVASGLCRRRRVKEQRPHLQPAAVARAILFRGSQRYTRSLANSSFEFIENAKEWFATIMDESLRAGSGKATSLLQQIMKEGAPVAPVSLISPAKSSGTSSLTNAVLAGAPVSSVCQTLNMTRDAENYGISSVTSPGPEKSQEGACGGFNPRKNPRAELATIDEYLDSKRQRTTGTFGEASMVPVNEVWAEAH
- the LOC123128238 gene encoding uncharacterized protein isoform X1; translated protein: MCSQAPKSLDLDLDLDPSPVPRSLDLDPESQPCPGVTTTAELPDEAENPCLSRFRHRRLLAFLSRQRYDVAFNGLMLQASEPFCLERLQGLVRKGLWEDAIDYLDGFLPAGPRSLHAHAFRNFLLMHHYLASIAAGDESAMDKLRAHHWMQHVVDAWKTKANHTFPRVMAQALLSSEQLRASMDWDGVRREAAYILSRLASRTPELNRPLTLPTCYTKPHQVLPIDVASGLCRRRRVKEQRPHLQPAAVARAILFRGSQRYTRSLANSSFEFIENAKEWFATIMDESLRAGSGKATSLLQQIMKEGAPVAPVSLISPAKSSGTSSLTNAEITKLCIKGLYAPLLLILDGLGAPVSSVCQTLNMTRDAENYGISSVTSPGPEKSQEGACGGFNPRKNPRAELATIDEYLDSKRQRTTGTFGEASMVPVNEVWAEAH
- the LOC123128238 gene encoding uncharacterized protein isoform X6, whose protein sequence is MCSQAPKSLDLDLDLDPSPVPRSLDLDPESQPCPGVTTTAELPDEAENPCLSRFRHRRLLAFLSRQRYDVAFNGLMLQASEPFCLERLQGLVRKGLWEDAIDYLDGFLPAGPRSLHAHAFRNFLLMHHYLASIAAGDESAMDKLRAHHWMQHVVDAWKTKANHTFPRVMAQALLSSEQLRASMDWDGVRREAAYILSRLASRTPELNRPLTLPTCYTKPHQVLPIDVASGLCRRRRVKEQRPHLQPAAVARAILFRGSQRYTRSLANSSFEFIENAKEWFATIMDESLRAGSGAPVAPVSLISPAKSSGTSSLTNAVLAGAPVSSVCQTLNMTRDAENYGISSVTSPGPEKSQEGACGGFNPRKNPRAELATIDEYLDSKRQRTTGTFGEASMVPVNEVWAEAH
- the LOC123128238 gene encoding uncharacterized protein isoform X7; translation: MCSQAPKSLDLDLDLDPSPVPRSLDLDPESQPCPGVTTTAELPDEAENPCLSRFRHRRLLAFLSRQRYDVAFNGLMLQASEPFCLERLQGLVRKGLWEDAIDYLDGFLPAGPRSLHAHAFRNFLLMHHYLASIAAGDESAMDKLRAHHWMQHVVDAWKTKANHTFPRVMAQALLSSEQLRASMDWDGVRREAAYILSRLASRTPELNRPLTLPTCYTKPHQVLPIDVASGLCRRRRVKEQRPHLQPAAVARAILFRGSQRYTRSLANSSFEFIENAKEWFATIMDESLRAGSGAPVAPVSLISPAKSSGTSSLTNAGAPVSSVCQTLNMTRDAENYGISSVTSPGPEKSQEGACGGFNPRKNPRAELATIDEYLDSKRQRTTGTFGEASMVPVNEVWAEAH